A genomic region of Streptomyces sp. R33 contains the following coding sequences:
- a CDS encoding deoxyguanosinetriphosphate triphosphohydrolase codes for MEGMEGTASAPVRHLDPNGPYDASDTERWAAEPDKRPGRTAFQRDRARVLHSAALRRLAGKTQVVTPGSRSYDWDASPRTRLTHSLECAQVGRELGAALGCDPDLVEAACLSHDTGHPPFGHNGEEALNEFAKDCGGFEGNAQSLRLLTRLEPKRFVSGPAGGEPVSVGLNLTRACLDAATKYPWARGGHPTDPDSVKFGAYEDDLPVFEWLRRGAPADRKCFEAQVMDWSDDVAYSVHDFEDGLHAGHLDPNLLFAEPERTAIWRVAIGRYVPADTEPEELREALDRLMEQEWWPHGYDGSAVAQARLKDATSQLIGRFCLAAEGATREAYGSGRLTRYAAELVVPREARNECAVLKAVADLYVMQRDEQERLRADQRIVLAELAEALSARAPEGLDPQFRAIFDAAPDDKARKRAVIDQIAALTDASARSLHARLTRRTRRSEG; via the coding sequence ATGGAAGGCATGGAAGGCACCGCCAGCGCACCCGTCCGCCACCTCGACCCGAACGGCCCTTACGACGCGTCCGACACCGAGCGCTGGGCCGCCGAGCCCGACAAACGGCCCGGCCGCACCGCCTTCCAGCGCGACCGGGCCCGGGTCCTGCACTCCGCGGCGCTGCGCCGCCTCGCCGGGAAGACCCAGGTGGTCACCCCCGGCAGCCGCTCGTACGACTGGGACGCCAGCCCCCGCACCCGGCTGACGCACTCCCTGGAGTGCGCCCAGGTCGGCCGCGAGCTCGGCGCGGCCCTCGGCTGCGATCCCGACCTCGTCGAGGCCGCCTGCCTCTCGCACGACACGGGCCACCCGCCCTTCGGGCACAACGGTGAGGAGGCGCTGAACGAGTTCGCCAAGGACTGCGGCGGCTTCGAGGGCAACGCCCAGTCGCTGCGCCTGCTGACCCGCCTGGAGCCGAAGCGGTTCGTGTCCGGCCCGGCCGGCGGCGAGCCCGTCAGCGTCGGGCTCAACCTCACCCGGGCCTGCCTGGACGCCGCCACCAAGTACCCGTGGGCCCGCGGCGGCCACCCGACCGACCCCGACTCGGTCAAGTTCGGCGCGTACGAGGACGACCTGCCGGTCTTCGAGTGGCTGCGGCGCGGCGCGCCCGCGGACCGCAAGTGCTTCGAGGCCCAGGTGATGGACTGGTCGGACGACGTCGCGTACTCGGTCCACGACTTCGAGGACGGCCTGCACGCCGGGCACCTCGACCCCAACCTCCTCTTCGCCGAACCCGAGCGCACGGCCATCTGGCGGGTGGCGATCGGCCGGTACGTGCCGGCCGACACCGAGCCGGAGGAGCTGCGCGAGGCCCTCGACCGGCTGATGGAGCAGGAGTGGTGGCCGCACGGGTACGACGGATCGGCCGTCGCCCAGGCCCGTCTCAAGGACGCCACCAGCCAGCTGATCGGCCGGTTCTGCCTGGCCGCCGAGGGCGCCACCCGCGAGGCGTACGGCTCCGGCCGGCTGACCCGGTACGCGGCCGAGCTGGTCGTCCCGCGCGAGGCGCGCAACGAGTGCGCGGTCCTCAAGGCCGTCGCCGACCTGTACGTGATGCAGCGCGACGAGCAGGAGCGGCTGCGCGCCGACCAGCGCATCGTCCTGGCCGAACTCGCCGAGGCACTCAGCGCCCGCGCACCCGAGGGACTGGACCCGCAGTTCCGGGCGATCTTCGACGCCGCGCCCGACGACAAGGCCCGCAAACGCGCGGTCATCGACCAGATCGCGGCGCTCACGGACGCCTCTGCGCGCTCCCTGCACGCCCGGCTCACACGGCGCACGCGCCGGTCCGAAGGGTGA
- a CDS encoding NAD(P)/FAD-dependent oxidoreductase, whose product MVDAHRTFVIVGAGLAGAKAAETLRSEGFTGRVILIGDERDHPYERPPLSKGYLQGKEERDSVFVHEPSWYARADVELHLGQPAVHLDREARKVVLGDGTALHYDKLLLATGAEPRRLDIPGTGLAGVHHLRRLAHAERLKGVLATLGRDNGHLLIAGAGWIGLEVAAAARGYGAEVTVIEPLATPLHAVLGPEIGRLFGDLHAEHGVRFHFGSRLTEIVGHDGMVLAARTDDGEEHPAHAVLAAIGAAPRTALAETSGLALVDRQHGGGIAVDASLRTNDPNVFAVGDVAAAHHPLLGTRLRVEHWANALNGGPAAARAMLGQEVSYDRVPYFFSDQYDVGLEYSGYAPVGGYDQVLIRGDAAKREFIAFWLSEGRVLAGMNVNVWDVTEHIQALIRSKAQVNREALADPSIPLDSLLEGQGA is encoded by the coding sequence GTGGTCGACGCACACCGGACATTCGTCATCGTCGGCGCAGGGCTTGCCGGAGCTAAGGCGGCCGAGACGCTGAGGTCCGAGGGGTTCACGGGGCGGGTGATCCTGATCGGCGACGAGCGCGACCATCCCTACGAACGGCCCCCGCTGTCCAAGGGGTACCTCCAGGGCAAGGAGGAGCGCGACAGCGTCTTCGTCCACGAGCCGTCCTGGTACGCCCGGGCCGACGTCGAGCTGCACCTCGGCCAGCCCGCGGTCCACCTGGACCGGGAGGCCAGGAAGGTCGTCCTCGGCGACGGCACGGCGCTGCACTACGACAAGCTGCTGCTGGCCACCGGGGCCGAGCCTCGCCGCCTCGACATCCCGGGCACGGGCCTTGCCGGGGTGCACCACCTGCGCCGGCTCGCCCACGCCGAGCGGCTGAAGGGCGTACTGGCCACCCTCGGCCGGGACAACGGCCATCTGCTGATCGCGGGGGCCGGCTGGATCGGCCTGGAGGTCGCCGCCGCGGCCCGCGGGTACGGGGCCGAGGTCACCGTGATCGAGCCGCTGGCCACCCCGCTGCACGCGGTGCTCGGCCCGGAGATCGGCCGGCTGTTCGGCGACCTGCACGCGGAGCACGGGGTCCGCTTCCACTTCGGTTCGCGGCTCACCGAGATCGTCGGGCACGACGGCATGGTGCTCGCCGCCCGGACCGACGACGGGGAGGAGCACCCCGCGCACGCCGTGCTCGCGGCGATCGGGGCCGCCCCGCGGACCGCGCTCGCCGAGACCTCCGGGCTGGCCCTGGTCGACCGGCAGCACGGCGGCGGCATCGCCGTGGACGCCTCGCTGCGGACCAACGACCCGAACGTGTTCGCCGTCGGGGACGTGGCCGCCGCGCACCACCCGCTGCTCGGGACCCGGCTGCGGGTCGAGCACTGGGCGAACGCGCTCAACGGCGGCCCTGCCGCGGCGCGGGCGATGCTGGGGCAGGAGGTGTCGTACGACCGGGTGCCGTACTTCTTCTCCGACCAGTACGACGTGGGCCTGGAGTACTCGGGGTACGCCCCGGTGGGCGGCTACGACCAGGTGCTGATCCGCGGCGACGCGGCCAAGCGGGAGTTCATCGCGTTCTGGCTGTCGGAGGGGCGGGTGCTGGCCGGAATGAACGTGAATGTGTGGGATGTCACCGAGCACATCCAGGCCCTGATCCGGTCGAAGGCGCAGGTCAACCGCGAGGCGCTGGCGGACCCGTCGATTCCGCTTGACTCCCTGCTGGAGGGCCAGGGGGCCTGA
- a CDS encoding sirohydrochlorin chelatase — MQPTLVAVAHGSRDPRALPTVLALLDRIRELRPRLDVRLGHVELNRPLLGETLEDTTGAAVLVPLLLGRGHHVKRDLPAAAARAAHLDTCVAAPLGPHPLLVEALYERLAEAGWSPGASTAVVLAAAGSRDPDSAADTRRTAALLSERLGGAPVVPAYASAAAPAVPDAVRALAARGHHRIAVASYFTAPGRFAAQSAAATPGPAAAPLGDHPALARLVLQRYDEALVRQRSSLAAMASPAALKLATA, encoded by the coding sequence ATGCAGCCCACCCTCGTCGCCGTCGCCCACGGCAGCCGCGACCCCCGCGCCCTCCCCACCGTCCTGGCCCTCCTCGACCGGATCCGCGAGCTCCGCCCCCGCCTCGACGTCCGGCTCGGACACGTCGAGCTGAACCGGCCGCTCCTCGGCGAGACCCTCGAGGACACCACCGGCGCGGCCGTGCTCGTCCCGCTGCTCCTCGGCCGCGGCCACCACGTCAAGCGGGACCTCCCCGCAGCGGCCGCCCGCGCCGCCCACCTCGACACCTGCGTCGCCGCCCCGCTCGGCCCGCATCCGCTGCTGGTCGAGGCCCTGTACGAGCGCCTCGCCGAGGCCGGCTGGTCCCCCGGCGCGAGTACGGCCGTCGTCCTCGCCGCCGCCGGCTCCCGCGACCCCGACTCGGCGGCCGACACCCGCCGCACCGCCGCCCTGCTCTCCGAGCGCCTCGGCGGCGCGCCCGTCGTACCGGCCTACGCCTCCGCCGCTGCGCCCGCCGTCCCCGACGCCGTCCGCGCCCTCGCCGCCCGCGGCCACCACCGGATCGCGGTGGCCTCGTACTTCACGGCCCCCGGCCGCTTCGCCGCGCAGAGCGCCGCCGCCACGCCGGGCCCGGCGGCCGCCCCGCTCGGCGACCACCCGGCCCTGGCCCGCCTCGTACTCCAGCGCTACGACGAGGCCCTGGTCCGGCAGCGGAGCTCCCTGGCCGCCATGGCCTCCCCGGCCGCCCTGAAACTGGCCACTGCATAA
- the dnaG gene encoding DNA primase, whose protein sequence is MAGRINDDDVKAVRDAVPIDAVVSDYLQLRNAGGGNLKGLCPFHDEKSPSFQVSPSKGLYHCFGCQAGGDTLDFIMKIDHLSFSEAVERLAGQAGITLRYEEGGYTAGTSGRGERIRLVEAHKAAAQFYVEQLGSAEAEIGRRFLAERGFDQAAAEHFSVGYSPAGWDHLTRFLRGKGFSDKELITSGLAQDSRSGKPIDRFRGRLMWPIRDISGEVVGFGARKLRDDDNGPKYLNTPETAIYKKSQVLYGIDLAKKEIAKTSRAVVVEGYTDVMACHMAGVTTAIATCGTAFGGDHIKILRRLLMDNATAEVIFTFDGDAAGQKAALRAFEDDQKFAAETSITIAPGGMDPCDLRLAQGDAAVAGLVEARTPLFEFALRHIVARHNLENPAGRAAALDEAAPVVANIKNIAIQHESAVQLAGMLGIRDEQFVVKRVAQLARWARERGNQPGGQQQGRGRSSHASYEAPPAPSAPAAGGPALNLRSPAHRTERELLKLALQRPALVSPAFDAYGVDEFTAPPYAAVREAIQAAGGASLGTDDYLARVRDAAPNDTVRALVTELAVEAIHAKTVDEVYAGVQLVQVRLRAVDRRVHEIQGTMSRLGPQAPPEQLAAVQEELWVLQQYGQRLRNRGAEGL, encoded by the coding sequence GTGGCAGGACGGATCAACGACGACGACGTGAAGGCGGTACGGGACGCGGTCCCGATCGACGCCGTGGTCTCCGACTACCTCCAACTGCGCAACGCGGGCGGCGGCAACCTCAAGGGCCTCTGCCCCTTCCACGACGAGAAGTCCCCGTCCTTCCAGGTCAGCCCCAGCAAGGGTCTCTACCACTGCTTCGGCTGCCAGGCGGGCGGGGACACCCTCGACTTCATCATGAAGATCGACCACCTGTCGTTCTCCGAAGCGGTCGAGCGCCTCGCCGGACAGGCCGGCATCACCCTGCGGTACGAGGAGGGCGGCTACACCGCCGGCACCAGCGGCCGCGGCGAGCGCATCCGGCTCGTCGAGGCGCACAAGGCGGCCGCCCAGTTCTACGTCGAGCAGCTGGGCAGCGCCGAGGCGGAGATCGGCCGCAGGTTCCTGGCGGAGCGCGGCTTCGACCAGGCCGCCGCCGAGCACTTCAGCGTCGGGTACAGCCCGGCCGGCTGGGACCACCTGACGCGCTTCCTGCGCGGCAAGGGCTTCAGCGACAAGGAGCTGATCACCTCCGGCCTGGCCCAGGACAGCCGCAGCGGCAAGCCCATCGACCGCTTCCGCGGCCGGCTGATGTGGCCGATCCGCGACATCAGCGGCGAGGTGGTCGGTTTCGGCGCGCGCAAGCTGCGCGACGACGACAACGGGCCGAAGTACCTGAACACGCCCGAGACGGCGATCTACAAGAAGTCCCAGGTGCTGTACGGCATCGACCTGGCGAAGAAGGAGATCGCGAAGACCTCGCGGGCCGTGGTGGTCGAGGGCTACACGGACGTGATGGCCTGCCACATGGCCGGGGTCACGACCGCGATCGCGACCTGCGGCACCGCCTTCGGCGGCGACCACATCAAGATCCTGCGCCGCCTGCTGATGGACAACGCGACGGCCGAGGTGATCTTCACCTTCGACGGCGACGCGGCCGGCCAGAAGGCCGCGCTGCGCGCCTTCGAGGACGACCAGAAGTTCGCCGCCGAAACCTCCATCACCATCGCCCCTGGCGGCATGGACCCGTGCGACCTGCGACTGGCGCAGGGGGACGCGGCCGTGGCCGGGCTGGTGGAGGCCCGGACCCCGCTGTTCGAGTTCGCGCTGCGGCACATCGTGGCCCGGCACAACCTGGAGAACCCGGCGGGCCGGGCGGCCGCGCTGGACGAGGCGGCACCGGTCGTCGCCAACATCAAGAACATCGCGATCCAGCACGAGTCGGCGGTCCAGCTGGCGGGGATGCTGGGCATCCGGGACGAGCAGTTCGTGGTCAAGCGGGTCGCACAGCTGGCGCGCTGGGCGCGGGAGCGGGGCAACCAGCCCGGCGGCCAGCAGCAGGGCCGCGGCCGGTCCTCGCACGCGTCGTACGAGGCGCCGCCGGCGCCCTCCGCCCCGGCGGCGGGCGGACCGGCGCTGAACCTGCGCAGCCCGGCGCACCGCACCGAGCGCGAGCTGCTCAAGCTGGCGCTGCAGCGGCCGGCCCTGGTCTCCCCGGCCTTCGACGCGTACGGGGTGGACGAGTTCACCGCCCCGCCGTACGCGGCGGTCCGCGAGGCCATCCAGGCGGCGGGCGGCGCCTCCCTGGGCACCGACGACTACTTGGCCCGGGTCCGCGACGCCGCGCCGAACGACACGGTCCGCGCGCTCGTCACCGAGCTGGCGGTCGAGGCCATCCACGCCAAGACGGTGGACGAGGTGTACGCGGGGGTCCAGCTGGTCCAGGTCCGGCTGCGCGCGGTCGACCGCCGGGTCCACGAGATCCAGGGCACCATGTCGCGCCTGGGCCCGCAGGCACCGCCGGAGCAACTGGCGGCGGTCCAGGAGGAGCTCTGGGTCCTCCAGCAGTACGGCCAGCGCCTGCGCAACCGCGGCGCCGAGGGGCTGTAA
- a CDS encoding gamma-glutamylcyclotransferase family protein has protein sequence MTAELPFFVYGTLRPGEVNHALFLRGRTAAEEPARLPDALLYDGPGYPYAVQHPGSEIVGELVTPAPGTYGRLLAELDRLEEYHGPDRPLNVYDRVRRDAVRPDGTRTPAWVYLAAPLLARRLRESGTEIPGGDWFGRR, from the coding sequence ATGACCGCCGAGCTCCCCTTCTTCGTGTACGGGACCCTGCGCCCCGGGGAGGTCAACCACGCCCTGTTCCTGCGGGGCCGGACGGCCGCCGAGGAGCCCGCGCGGCTTCCGGACGCGCTCCTCTACGACGGTCCCGGCTACCCGTACGCCGTCCAGCACCCGGGATCGGAGATCGTCGGCGAGCTGGTCACCCCGGCGCCCGGCACGTACGGGAGGCTCCTGGCCGAACTGGACCGGCTGGAGGAGTACCACGGCCCCGACCGGCCGCTGAACGTCTACGACCGGGTCCGCCGGGACGCGGTCCGCCCGGACGGCACCCGGACCCCCGCGTGGGTCTACCTGGCGGCCCCGCTGCTGGCCCGCCGGCTGCGCGAGTCCGGCACCGAGATACCGGGCGGCGACTGGTTCGGGCGGCGATAG